One window of the Terriglobia bacterium genome contains the following:
- a CDS encoding PilZ domain-containing protein, which yields MHSPGEPAGDLSQTLKKLTYLERRGWWSLATALVIIFALTTGVTMLSRGAARDGVYGARQFELAIRGLWPIVIIFAIFAVRQQASVTKLRQELALRIGMMATIEVLRAPTAQAILDRQNRRRVQRYFFDQRIKVKIDGEMISGRIRDISGIGVGVVIPKSLPADTRAAVEFSAGEGDSKIIATDVVLRHSHGFYHGFEFVNLPAEYAESLKAACKVAIDIAENATV from the coding sequence ATGCACTCACCGGGGGAGCCGGCGGGGGATTTATCACAAACGCTGAAAAAGCTGACTTACCTTGAGCGGCGCGGTTGGTGGAGTTTGGCCACTGCGCTAGTCATCATATTCGCGCTGACAACCGGGGTCACCATGCTTTCGCGCGGAGCTGCGCGGGACGGCGTTTATGGCGCGAGGCAATTTGAACTGGCGATTCGCGGGCTGTGGCCGATCGTTATCATCTTCGCGATCTTTGCTGTTCGGCAGCAGGCCAGTGTTACGAAACTGCGGCAGGAACTGGCGTTGAGAATCGGAATGATGGCGACTATCGAAGTTCTCAGAGCGCCGACGGCGCAGGCAATCCTCGACCGGCAAAACCGACGGCGCGTGCAGCGCTACTTTTTTGATCAGCGAATCAAAGTGAAGATCGATGGCGAGATGATATCGGGTCGGATCCGGGATATTAGCGGTATTGGGGTCGGCGTGGTCATTCCGAAATCACTGCCAGCGGACACGCGGGCTGCCGTCGAGTTCAGTGCCGGCGAGGGCGACTCCAAGATCATCGCAACCGACGTGGTTCTGCGGCACTCGCACGGTTTCTATCACGGTTTCGAGTTCGTCAATTTGCCAGCGGAATACGCGGAGAGCCTGAAGGCAGCGTGCAAGGTAGCGATCGACATTGCCGAAAACGCCACGGTATAA
- the moeB gene encoding molybdopterin-synthase adenylyltransferase MoeB, whose translation MNLEATRTPSLSNDEILRYSRHLIMPEVGMEGQQKLKAAHVLCIGAGGLGSPLALYLAAAGVGTLGLVDFDVVDFTNLQRQIIHTQGDVGRPKLDSAEEKLKAINPYINIRKFGTRLTSANALDIFSDFDIIADGTDNFPTRYLVNDACVLTGKPNVYASIFRFEGQASVFATEEGPCYRCLYPEPPPPGLVPSCAEGGVLGILPGLLGVIQATEVIKLILGSGEPLIGRLLLVDALAMRFRELKLRKDKDCPVCGEHPTLHQLIDYNEFCGIRGEEKPVEVNIPEIQPQELKRRLDAGEDIFVLDVREPHEYQICNIGGYLIPLGDLPKRVSELETSREIVAHCKSGVRSGKAVDFLQKAGFGKVKNLAGGILAWSEQVDPTVPKY comes from the coding sequence ATGAACCTGGAAGCCACACGAACTCCCAGCCTCAGCAATGACGAGATCCTCCGCTATTCGCGCCATCTCATCATGCCCGAGGTCGGCATGGAAGGTCAGCAGAAGCTCAAGGCCGCGCACGTACTGTGTATTGGTGCCGGGGGCTTGGGTTCTCCGCTCGCGCTCTATCTCGCCGCCGCCGGGGTCGGCACGCTCGGCCTCGTGGACTTCGATGTCGTCGACTTCACGAATCTCCAGCGCCAGATCATCCATACCCAGGGCGACGTCGGCCGCCCCAAACTCGACTCCGCCGAAGAGAAGCTGAAGGCGATCAACCCGTACATCAACATTCGCAAATTCGGAACCAGGCTGACTAGTGCAAACGCCCTCGATATCTTCAGCGACTTTGACATCATCGCCGACGGCACCGACAATTTCCCGACGCGCTATCTCGTGAACGACGCTTGCGTGCTTACCGGCAAGCCCAATGTTTACGCATCGATCTTCCGCTTCGAAGGTCAAGCGAGCGTTTTCGCCACCGAAGAAGGTCCGTGCTACCGCTGCCTGTATCCTGAACCGCCACCGCCCGGCCTCGTTCCATCGTGTGCGGAAGGCGGAGTGCTCGGAATTCTTCCCGGCCTGCTCGGCGTCATCCAGGCGACGGAAGTCATCAAGCTCATCCTCGGCTCCGGTGAACCGCTAATCGGTCGTCTCTTGCTCGTCGATGCGCTCGCCATGCGCTTCCGCGAACTCAAGCTGCGCAAAGACAAGGATTGCCCTGTCTGCGGCGAGCACCCGACCCTTCACCAACTCATCGATTACAACGAGTTCTGCGGAATTCGCGGCGAAGAAAAACCGGTCGAGGTGAACATTCCCGAAATCCAGCCGCAGGAACTCAAACGCCGCCTTGATGCCGGCGAAGACATCTTCGTCCTCGACGTCCGCGAGCCGCACGAATACCAGATCTGCAACATCGGCGGCTACCTGATTCCGCTCGGCGATCTGCCCAAGCGTGTGAGTGAACTGGAGACCAGCCGCGAAATCGTTGCCCATTGCAAGAGCGGTGTGCGTAGCGGAAAAGCCGTGGATTTCCTGCAGAAGGCGGGTTTTGGAAAAGTGAAGAACCTGGCTGGCGGAATTCTGGCGTGGTCAGAACAGGTAGACCCGACAGTCCCAAAATACTGA
- a CDS encoding L-serine ammonia-lyase, whose amino-acid sequence MKTSFFELFKIGIGPSSSHTVGPMRAARAFATALARHGKLEPTARVRAELYGSLALTGKGHGTDRAVILGLMGEAPDEIDPASIDHKFGAVRQSGSLRLAEAKDIPFTEVDDLIFHKDKILAGHSNGMRFTALDSAGEPIATDVYYSVGGGFIQKEGEAATANDAQRDVSFPFSSAEDLLRIGDNHGIAIWEIALANEMSWRPESEVRAYVERVWQTMEDCLERGINTEGILPGGLKVRRRAPGLYKKLSLQVSNDPLAPMDWVNTFAMAVNEENAAGGRVVTAPTNGAAGIVPAVGHYYLRFVPEASDEGIFRYLLTAGAIGILYKENASISGAEVGCQGEVGVACSMAAGGLVAALGGNNRQVEYAAEIGMEHNLGMTCDPIGGLVQIPCIERNAMGAVKAINACRIAMRETGEHKVSLDQVIQTMYQTGLDMQSRYKETSLAGLALNVIEC is encoded by the coding sequence ATGAAAACCAGCTTTTTTGAACTTTTCAAGATTGGGATTGGGCCTTCGAGTTCGCACACGGTGGGGCCGATGCGGGCCGCGCGGGCGTTTGCTACTGCGCTGGCTCGTCACGGAAAACTGGAACCTACGGCACGCGTGCGGGCCGAGCTTTATGGCTCACTGGCGCTCACCGGAAAGGGACACGGTACGGACCGGGCGGTCATTCTCGGGCTGATGGGCGAAGCGCCGGACGAGATCGATCCGGCATCCATCGATCACAAGTTCGGTGCGGTGCGACAGTCGGGCTCGCTGCGGCTGGCGGAAGCGAAGGACATTCCCTTCACCGAGGTCGATGACCTGATTTTCCATAAAGACAAGATTCTGGCAGGACACTCGAACGGGATGCGGTTTACCGCGCTGGATTCCGCCGGCGAACCGATCGCCACCGATGTTTATTACTCGGTGGGTGGTGGCTTCATTCAGAAAGAAGGTGAGGCCGCGACGGCAAACGATGCGCAGCGCGATGTCTCATTTCCCTTCTCGAGCGCGGAAGACCTGCTTCGCATCGGCGATAATCACGGGATTGCGATCTGGGAGATCGCGCTCGCCAACGAAATGTCATGGCGTCCGGAGAGCGAGGTTCGTGCGTACGTTGAGCGCGTTTGGCAAACGATGGAAGACTGCCTGGAGCGTGGAATCAATACGGAAGGCATTCTCCCGGGCGGCTTGAAGGTGCGGCGGCGCGCTCCGGGACTGTACAAAAAACTCTCGTTACAGGTGAGCAACGATCCCCTGGCGCCAATGGACTGGGTGAATACGTTCGCGATGGCGGTGAACGAAGAAAATGCCGCAGGCGGACGAGTGGTAACCGCGCCTACAAACGGCGCGGCGGGGATCGTCCCGGCTGTGGGACATTATTATTTGCGCTTCGTGCCGGAAGCCTCTGATGAGGGTATCTTCCGTTACCTGCTGACAGCGGGGGCCATCGGAATTCTCTACAAGGAGAATGCGTCGATCTCGGGTGCTGAAGTCGGGTGCCAGGGAGAGGTCGGGGTGGCGTGCTCGATGGCGGCGGGAGGACTCGTCGCGGCACTTGGCGGCAACAACCGGCAGGTGGAGTACGCGGCCGAGATCGGAATGGAACATAACCTCGGCATGACTTGCGATCCGATCGGTGGACTGGTGCAGATACCGTGCATCGAGCGCAACGCGATGGGTGCCGTGAAGGCAATCAATGCGTGCCGGATCGCTATGCGCGAAACCGGAGAGCACAAGGTGTCGCTCGACCAGGTGATCCAGACGATGTATCAGACGGGGCTGGATATGCAATCGCGATACAAGGAGACGTCGCTGGCAGGGCTCGCGCTGAATGTGATCGAGTGCTGA
- a CDS encoding aminoacyl-histidine dipeptidase: MSVLSELEPKAVWKHFEALTKIPRASGNEAAARQYILDQAKKLGLQTQVDDAGNVVVRKPACKGRENATPALLQGHLDMVCEKNEGTPHDFSKDPIRVVRRDGWLYADGTTLGSDNGVGVAASLAVMESTDIAHGPLEFVYTIDEETGLTGATRFAKGMLKSKYFLNLDNEEKGTLCIGCSGGVNTTARLKINLQPAPAGNSYRIKVSGLKGGHSGVDIHLGRGNAIRILGNALQRVLEKLPIAIADVKGGSAHNAIPREASATVVLDASREKELRALIAEFAAETQTDLGNFDPGVQVTVESATAPAQVMDKSDAKRIANVLAAAPHGVLAMSPDVPGLVQNSTNLATVSIKSGQVEIVTSQRSAIATSRDASRRLVETVFSLAGFDVEHDEGYPGWKPEPDSDIVKTCKEVYKKTFGNEPKLIAMHAGLECGVIGEKYPGMQMISFGPQIESPHSPNERVEISSVEEFWKYLKAVLENL, translated from the coding sequence ATGTCCGTGTTATCTGAATTGGAACCCAAAGCAGTCTGGAAGCATTTCGAAGCCCTCACCAAGATTCCCCGCGCCTCCGGCAACGAAGCCGCCGCCCGGCAGTACATCCTCGACCAGGCCAAAAAGCTCGGCCTGCAGACGCAGGTAGACGATGCCGGAAATGTCGTCGTGCGTAAGCCCGCCTGCAAAGGCCGTGAGAATGCCACGCCAGCGCTCCTGCAGGGCCACCTCGACATGGTCTGCGAGAAGAACGAGGGAACACCTCACGACTTCTCCAAAGATCCGATTCGCGTCGTTCGCCGCGACGGTTGGCTCTACGCCGACGGCACGACGCTCGGCTCCGACAATGGCGTCGGTGTAGCCGCCTCGCTCGCCGTCATGGAGAGCACCGACATCGCCCACGGTCCGCTCGAATTCGTCTACACCATCGACGAGGAAACCGGCCTGACCGGCGCGACCCGTTTCGCCAAAGGCATGCTCAAGTCCAAGTATTTCCTCAACCTCGACAACGAGGAAAAGGGAACACTCTGCATCGGCTGCTCTGGCGGCGTGAACACAACCGCACGACTCAAAATCAACTTGCAGCCCGCCCCTGCCGGCAACTCCTATCGCATCAAAGTCTCCGGTCTCAAAGGTGGACACTCCGGCGTCGACATTCATCTGGGCCGTGGCAACGCCATTCGTATCCTCGGCAACGCCCTGCAGCGCGTTTTAGAGAAACTTCCCATCGCCATTGCCGATGTTAAGGGCGGCAGTGCTCACAACGCCATTCCTCGCGAAGCCTCGGCCACCGTCGTCCTCGACGCCTCTCGCGAAAAAGAATTGCGTGCGCTCATCGCGGAGTTCGCCGCCGAAACCCAGACCGATCTCGGCAACTTCGATCCCGGCGTCCAGGTCACCGTCGAATCCGCCACTGCGCCGGCGCAGGTCATGGATAAATCCGATGCCAAGCGCATCGCCAACGTCCTCGCCGCTGCTCCCCACGGCGTGCTTGCGATGAGTCCCGACGTGCCCGGCCTGGTGCAGAATTCCACCAATCTCGCAACCGTCTCCATCAAGAGCGGCCAGGTCGAAATCGTGACTAGCCAGCGCAGCGCCATCGCCACCAGTCGCGACGCCTCCCGTCGCCTGGTCGAAACCGTCTTCAGCCTCGCCGGCTTCGATGTCGAGCACGACGAGGGCTATCCCGGCTGGAAGCCCGAGCCCGACAGCGACATCGTCAAGACCTGCAAAGAGGTTTACAAGAAGACCTTCGGCAACGAGCCGAAGCTTATCGCCATGCACGCCGGACTCGAGTGCGGCGTCATCGGTGAAAAATACCCAGGCATGCAGATGATCTCCTTCGGCCCGCAGATCGAGAGCCCGCACAGCCCCAATGAGCGCGTCGAAATCTCGTCGGTGGAGGAGTTCTGGAAGTACCTGAAGGCCGTGCTGGAGAACTTGTAA
- a CDS encoding M67 family metallopeptidase, with amino-acid sequence MLKIQKSIWEALRQHGEQTYPHECCGALLGAIEPDGIITVTGIARCGNTRTDSPQNRYAIDPRELMTIQRKALNTGVDIVGFYHSHPDHPARWSQTDLAEAHSTGCSYVITSVDHGRATATNSFRLSGADDDRYFEDEEMVVSDDPS; translated from the coding sequence ATGCTGAAGATCCAAAAGTCCATTTGGGAAGCCCTTCGCCAGCATGGCGAACAGACCTACCCGCATGAATGCTGCGGGGCGCTGCTCGGTGCAATTGAACCCGACGGCATCATCACCGTGACCGGGATCGCGCGCTGCGGCAACACGCGCACCGACTCTCCGCAGAACCGCTACGCTATCGATCCTCGCGAACTGATGACCATCCAGCGCAAGGCCCTCAATACCGGCGTAGACATCGTCGGCTTTTACCACTCACACCCCGACCACCCCGCGCGCTGGTCGCAAACCGACCTCGCCGAAGCCCATTCAACGGGCTGCTCCTACGTAATCACGAGCGTCGATCACGGCCGCGCAACTGCCACGAATTCCTTCCGTCTCTCGGGTGCCGACGATGATCGATACTTCGAAGACGAAGAGATGGTTGTTTCTGACGACCCATCGTAG
- a CDS encoding alpha/beta family hydrolase, with product MNGCSVREFTENPSDGINVRGFLHIPEISTGYGLVLTHGAGANCQSQLLVAISRAFCEAGFGVLRCDLPFRQLRPHGPPVRGSAERDQLGLRRAIEALRKHVPGRVFAGGHSYGGRQATLLLTSEPGLVEGLLLLSYPLHPPKNPEQLRTEHFPRLRTPALFVHGARDGFATHSEISKALKLIPAKTRLLEIENAGHELLSRKNAEELPKIIVQTSREMFGAAETGS from the coding sequence ATGAATGGCTGCTCAGTTCGCGAATTCACGGAAAATCCATCGGACGGAATTAACGTCCGCGGATTTCTTCACATCCCGGAAATTTCCACAGGCTACGGGCTCGTCCTGACACACGGCGCTGGCGCGAACTGCCAGTCACAGCTACTCGTGGCAATCTCCCGGGCATTTTGCGAAGCGGGATTCGGCGTACTTCGTTGCGATCTACCATTCCGACAGCTGCGTCCCCACGGACCGCCAGTCCGCGGCAGCGCCGAACGCGATCAGCTGGGATTAAGACGAGCTATCGAGGCATTGAGAAAGCACGTTCCTGGTCGGGTGTTCGCGGGCGGACACTCCTACGGCGGGCGCCAGGCAACATTGCTGCTCACCTCGGAGCCCGGCCTCGTCGAAGGACTGCTCCTGCTTTCCTACCCGCTGCATCCGCCGAAAAACCCGGAACAGTTGCGGACCGAGCACTTCCCCCGCCTTCGGACTCCGGCGCTGTTCGTCCACGGTGCGCGCGACGGCTTCGCAACCCACAGCGAAATCAGCAAAGCACTGAAACTCATCCCCGCAAAAACTAGGCTCCTGGAAATCGAAAATGCCGGACATGAATTGCTGTCCAGGAAAAACGCCGAGGAACTGCCGAAGATCATTGTGCAAACTTCCAGGGAGATGTTTGGAGCCGCGGAAACGGGTTCGTGA
- a CDS encoding alpha/beta hydrolase: MTRDITSLPPVPANYRIRYGDAPSHFIDLFLPEKETRGAAMMIHGGFWRARYDLQHASHFCSALAREGIAVASLEYRRVGEPGGGWPGTYEDVLSGFDAARNKLGNRILVLGHSAGGHLALRLAADRHPAGVVALAPVADLPQAYKLNLSNGAVVEFLGGTPEATPSIYQAADPRLHASSVQRCLIHGDQDDTVPMSMSYSYLKARGADKPDIILIKIKDANHFDLIDPESAVGWSPVLKTVKALLGIES; encoded by the coding sequence ATGACTCGCGACATCACATCTCTTCCGCCGGTTCCCGCCAACTACCGCATCCGTTACGGCGACGCACCCTCACACTTCATCGACCTCTTCCTCCCCGAGAAAGAAACCCGCGGCGCTGCCATGATGATCCATGGTGGCTTCTGGCGCGCCCGCTACGACCTTCAGCACGCCAGCCACTTCTGCTCTGCCCTTGCTCGCGAAGGCATAGCTGTTGCCAGTCTCGAATACCGCCGTGTGGGCGAACCCGGCGGCGGCTGGCCGGGCACTTACGAGGACGTCCTCTCCGGCTTCGACGCCGCCCGAAACAAACTCGGAAACCGCATCCTCGTGCTGGGCCACTCTGCCGGCGGCCACCTCGCCCTTCGCCTCGCCGCCGACCGCCACCCCGCAGGCGTCGTTGCTCTAGCTCCCGTCGCCGACCTCCCACAAGCTTACAAACTGAATCTCAGCAATGGCGCCGTCGTCGAGTTTCTCGGTGGCACGCCTGAAGCGACGCCTTCGATCTACCAGGCCGCCGACCCTCGTTTGCACGCCTCTTCCGTTCAGCGCTGCCTGATCCACGGCGATCAGGACGACACCGTACCCATGTCAATGAGTTATTCGTATCTGAAGGCTCGTGGAGCGGACAAACCGGACATCATCCTGATCAAAATCAAGGACGCAAATCATTTCGACCTGATCGATCCGGAATCGGCAGTGGGTTGGAGTCCTGTTCTTAAAACCGTAAAAGCTCTTCTCGGAATCGAGTCTTAG
- a CDS encoding NAD(P)/FAD-dependent oxidoreductase gives MANKQRITLIGSGLTGPLLAIELLRRGYEVELYERRPDMRQVHISAGRSINLAISTRGIHALQQAGLWEKMQSIIVQMRGRMMHSVSGELTFQPYGKDETEVINSISRAEMNIALMNAADEQGVRIHFQQRCTGFDLRSGAVHLRDEETGEEQTLETDLVIGADGAASAIRTEMLKLHRFNFSQQYLDYGYKELTIPAAADGRHAMEPNALHIWPRGNYMLIALPNIDGTYGCILFLPFEGKDSFEELDSEQKVARFFHERFPDAVPLMPQLTENFFANPTGAMVTVKCSPWHVDGRALLLGDAAHAIVPFFGQGLNAGFEDCTVLLQLLDRHGPQWRQVFEEFERARKMNTDAIADLAVENFVEMRDRVADPRFLFKKKVELALEAKYPGVFVPKYAMVTFHRVPYSVAEKRGKIQDRMLAKLCDGIERIEDLDWKKADDLVRRDLTPLEEER, from the coding sequence ATGGCGAACAAACAAAGGATCACGCTGATTGGCTCGGGGCTCACGGGGCCGCTGCTCGCGATTGAACTGCTGCGGCGCGGGTACGAGGTCGAGCTATACGAACGACGGCCGGACATGCGGCAAGTGCACATCAGCGCGGGCCGTTCGATCAATCTTGCAATTTCGACGCGCGGAATTCACGCTCTGCAACAGGCCGGGTTGTGGGAGAAGATGCAGAGCATCATCGTTCAGATGCGGGGGCGGATGATGCATTCGGTCTCGGGCGAGTTGACGTTCCAGCCGTACGGAAAGGACGAGACCGAGGTCATCAACTCGATTTCGCGGGCGGAGATGAACATCGCGTTGATGAATGCGGCGGACGAGCAAGGAGTGCGGATTCATTTCCAGCAGCGGTGCACAGGATTCGATTTGCGGAGCGGCGCGGTGCATCTGCGAGATGAAGAGACCGGCGAGGAACAGACGCTGGAAACCGATTTGGTGATTGGGGCGGACGGGGCGGCCTCGGCGATAAGGACTGAGATGTTGAAGCTGCATCGATTCAACTTTTCGCAGCAATATCTCGATTACGGGTACAAAGAGCTGACGATTCCAGCGGCAGCGGATGGGCGACACGCGATGGAACCGAATGCGTTGCACATCTGGCCACGCGGGAACTACATGCTGATTGCGCTGCCGAATATTGACGGGACGTATGGGTGCATCCTGTTTCTTCCGTTTGAAGGCAAGGACAGCTTCGAGGAGCTGGATTCGGAGCAGAAGGTGGCGCGGTTCTTCCATGAGCGGTTTCCGGATGCAGTGCCGCTAATGCCGCAGCTGACGGAAAATTTCTTTGCGAACCCGACGGGCGCGATGGTGACGGTGAAGTGTTCGCCCTGGCATGTGGATGGAAGAGCGCTGCTGCTGGGCGACGCGGCGCATGCGATCGTTCCGTTTTTTGGGCAGGGATTAAATGCAGGGTTCGAGGATTGCACTGTGCTGCTGCAATTACTGGACCGGCACGGGCCGCAGTGGCGGCAGGTATTCGAAGAGTTTGAGCGGGCACGCAAGATGAATACGGATGCGATCGCGGATCTTGCGGTGGAGAACTTTGTCGAAATGCGGGATCGCGTGGCCGACCCGCGATTCTTGTTCAAGAAGAAGGTGGAACTGGCGCTGGAGGCGAAGTATCCGGGCGTGTTCGTGCCGAAATACGCTATGGTGACTTTCCACCGCGTGCCGTATTCGGTGGCGGAGAAGCGAGGAAAGATCCAGGACCGGATGCTGGCCAAGTTGTGCGATGGGATCGAGCGGATTGAGGATCTCGACTGGAAGAAGGCCGACGACTTGGTGCGTCGCGATCTGACGCCGCTGGAAGAGGAACGATGA
- the kynU gene encoding kynureninase, translated as MSIAFRADAAFARQMDEGDPLAKYRERFHIPKGPDGADCVYLCGHSLGLQPKTVRSYVGQELDDWAKLGVEAHFRGTHPWMSYHRLLTEQTARLVGAKPVEVVVMNSLTVNLHLMMVSFYRPTKERHKIVVEESAFPSDQYAVKSQIRYHGLDSAKSLVELKPRAGERVLRDEDIVALIEREGDSIALVMLGGVNYSSGQFFDLEAIARAGHAKGCAVGFDLAHAAGNLPLKLHDWSADFAVWCSYKYLNGGPGCIAGCFVHERHTREALPRFAGWWGHDQETRFQMGPEFQAAPGAEGWQVSNPPILTMAALRASMDIFDEVGMQRLREKSVALSGYLEFLLDQRRSEKFWIITPPEAGRRGAQLSICVPRNGREVCDRLTEAGVLCDWREPDILRVAPAPLYNTFADVHAFAEKFATLVG; from the coding sequence ATGAGCATAGCTTTTAGAGCCGATGCTGCTTTTGCGCGCCAGATGGATGAGGGCGATCCACTGGCGAAATATCGCGAACGTTTTCACATTCCGAAGGGGCCGGACGGTGCAGATTGCGTTTATCTGTGTGGCCACTCGCTGGGGCTGCAGCCGAAAACGGTTCGGAGCTATGTCGGGCAGGAGTTGGACGATTGGGCGAAGCTTGGGGTGGAGGCGCACTTTCGCGGGACGCATCCGTGGATGTCCTATCACCGATTGTTGACGGAGCAGACGGCGCGTTTGGTAGGTGCGAAGCCTGTTGAAGTCGTCGTGATGAATTCCCTAACGGTGAACCTGCACCTGATGATGGTTTCGTTTTACCGTCCGACAAAAGAGCGGCACAAGATCGTTGTCGAAGAGAGCGCGTTCCCTTCCGATCAATACGCTGTCAAATCGCAGATTCGGTACCACGGATTGGATTCGGCAAAGTCGCTGGTTGAGTTGAAGCCGCGCGCGGGAGAGCGGGTGCTGCGCGATGAAGACATCGTGGCGCTGATTGAGCGCGAAGGTGATTCGATTGCGCTCGTGATGCTCGGTGGGGTGAATTATTCGTCGGGGCAGTTTTTTGATCTGGAGGCGATCGCTCGCGCGGGGCACGCGAAAGGGTGTGCGGTCGGATTCGACCTGGCGCATGCGGCGGGGAATCTGCCTTTGAAATTACACGATTGGAGTGCTGATTTTGCCGTGTGGTGCAGCTACAAGTATTTGAACGGCGGCCCGGGGTGCATTGCGGGATGCTTTGTGCACGAGCGACATACGCGCGAAGCTTTGCCACGGTTTGCGGGTTGGTGGGGGCACGACCAGGAAACGCGCTTCCAGATGGGCCCGGAATTTCAGGCCGCGCCAGGGGCCGAGGGCTGGCAGGTGAGCAACCCGCCGATATTGACGATGGCGGCCCTGCGGGCTTCGATGGACATTTTTGATGAGGTTGGAATGCAGCGGTTACGTGAGAAGAGCGTTGCGCTGAGCGGGTACCTGGAATTTCTGCTCGATCAGAGGCGCTCGGAGAAGTTTTGGATCATCACACCCCCCGAAGCGGGGCGCCGGGGAGCGCAGTTGTCGATTTGTGTTCCGCGGAACGGGCGTGAGGTTTGCGACCGCCTCACGGAAGCAGGCGTTCTCTGCGACTGGCGAGAGCCGGATATTCTGCGAGTAGCGCCGGCGCCGTTGTACAACACGTTTGCGGATGTGCATGCGTTTGCTGAGAAGTTTGCGACGCTTGTTGGCTAA